From Scomber scombrus chromosome 13, fScoSco1.1, whole genome shotgun sequence, a single genomic window includes:
- the faima gene encoding fas apoptotic inhibitory molecule a, producing the protein MSNDLAGVWEVALSDGVHRIEFEHGTTTGKRVIYIDGKEILRRDWMFKLVGKETFTVGKSDAKATINIDAVSGFAYEYTLEINGKSLKKYMENRSKVTSTWVLNLDGIDCRVVLEKDTMDVWCNGQNIETAGEFVEDGTETHFSLGDHNCCVKAVSSGKRRDGIIHTLLVDGTEIAECTE; encoded by the exons ATGTCCAATGACCTCGCTGGCGTGTGGGAGGTGGCACTGAGTGATGGGGTCCACAGGATAGAGTTTGAACACGGCACGACAACCGGGAAGAGGGTCATCTACATTGATGGAAAG GAGATACTGAGACGAGACTGGATGTTCAAACTTGTGGGGAAGGAGACTTTCACCGTGGGCAAATCAGACGCCAAAGCGACCATCAACATCGATGCAGTGAGTGGTTTCGCCTACGAGTACACCTTGGAGATCAACGGGAAGAGCCTGAAAAAGTACATGGAGAACAGATCAAAGGTCACTAGCACCTGGGTGCTCAACTTGGATGGAATAGACTGCCGGGTGGTCCTCG AGAAAGACACCATGGATGTTTGGTGTAATGGACAAAACATCGAGACAGCA GGGGAGTTTGTGGAAGACGGCACAGAGACACATTTCTCTCTCGGTGACCACAACTGCTGCGTGAAGGCTGTGAGCAGCGGGAAGAGACGAGACGGGATCATTCACACGCTTCTTGTGGACGGCACAGAGATAGCTGAATGCACCGAGTGA
- the cxcr2 gene encoding C-X-C chemokine receptor type 1 — translation MKLQLFIVSVLHYLVLTNQEDEKTQALESYDVDSDFDVDYFRSIFNSSLPMDDNSSASPCSVIVPGLSSLGLMITYIIVFVFSMVGNSVVVYVVVYMKKGRASTDVYLMHLAMADLLFCLTLPFWAVNVHSGWVFGNFLCKLLSGFQEAAVYSGVFLLACISVDRYFAIVRATRVFSSHQLMVNMVCGIVWLVAGILALPVAIQRESIMAEDLGQTICYENLTGESSDHWRVGLRVLRHTMGFFLPLLVMVICYGWVVVTLFHTRNLQKHKAMRVIMAVVLGFVLCWLPYNISILIDTLIRGGSIEVNTCGTHNRVQAALNVSQVLAFMHCAVNPLLYAFIGVKFRNQLLFALYKHGVISKRLRMAHTRGSVNSIASLRSRNTSVTM, via the exons ATGAAGCTGCAACTTTTCATTGTTAGTGTCCTGCACTATTTGGTCCTAACCAATCAAGAAGATGAGAAAACACAG GCTTTGGAATCATATGACGTTGACTCTGACTTTGATGTAGACTACTTTCGATCCATCTTCAATTCATCACTTCCCATGGATGACAATTCATCTGCTTCTCCTTGTAGCGTAATTGTGCCTGGTTTGAGCAGCTTGGGCCTGATGATCACCTACATCATCGTGTTTGTCTTCAGCATGGTAGGCAACAGTGTAGTTGTCTATGTTGTTGTCTATATGAAGAAAGGTAGAGCCAGCACAGATGTCTACTTGATGCACCTGGCTATGGCAGACCTTCTCTTCTGTCTTACCCTCCCGTTCTGGGCTGTCAATGTTCATTCTGGTTGGGTCTTTGGCAACTTCCTGTGTAAACTGCTGTCAGGCTTTCAGGAGGCAGCGGTATACAGTGGTGTTTTCCTGCTGGCATGCATCAGTGTGGATCGCTACTTTGCCATTGTGAGAGCTACACGTGTCTTCTCCTCCCATCAACTTATGGTGAACATGGTGTGCGGTATAGTGTGGCTAGTGGCTGGAATATTGGCCCTACCCGTGGCAATTCAGAGGGAGAGCATCATGGCTGAAGATCTAGGCCAGACCATTTGCTATGAAAACCTAACTGGTGAAAGCAGTGACCACTGGCGTGTTGGCCTCCGTGTTCTGCGCCATACGATGGGCTTTTTCCTGCCACTGCTGGTGATGGTCATCTGCTACGGCTGGGTGGTGGTGACGCTGTTCCACACACGTAATCTACAAAAGCATAAGGCCATGCGAGTCATCATGGCAGTGGTGCTGGGATTTGTTCTATGCTGGCTGCCTTATAACATTTCTATACTGATTGACACACTCATACGAGGCGGATCAATTGAAGTGAATACGTGTGGAACTCATAACAGAGTACAAGCAGCGCTCAATGTGAGCCAAGTGTTAGCCTTCATGCACTGTGCAGTCAATCCACTTCTGTACGCCTTCATTGGGGTGAAGTTCCGTAACCAGCTGCTCTTTGCTCTCTACAAACACGGGGTCATCAGCAAGAGGCTCCGGATGGCTCACACAAGGGGCTCTGTGAACAGTATTGCGAGCCTCCGATCTAGAAACACCTCTGTTACAATGTGA